The Musa acuminata AAA Group cultivar baxijiao chromosome BXJ3-6, Cavendish_Baxijiao_AAA, whole genome shotgun sequence region CAAACAGGCCACATCTCCATATTATGCGCAACAATTAAGACAAGAATCATGAAATAAGAGATAGCAGTAAGCTCAGAGATCAGCACTCTCAGTTGGCCTCTCTTCCCCACAAGACACAGCTCCCTTACCTTTCTCCCTGCCAGGCCATATCTCTGGCTACAACAGACTTCACCTTGGGAGGCCAATGTCATCCTCTCTTAACCTCACCAGTAGCAGCAGTAACAGGATATACAACTCTTTTTCATTTTAAAGCACCAAAATTCTTGCATATAATCCCTTCTGTATGGTGGAATATGCTTGTTCTGATAGACAGAGAAGTTCTTCCCCAAATGAGCATGAACAAATAATACACCAACATCACACTGTCGAAAGAAAGCTCAAATAGAACAAGAGCAATTCTACTCATACTGGATATGCCTAAAGCTTATTTTCTTAAAACTAATTTAACATACAATTAGGGCCTTAAAAGCATTACAACAGTGAATTCACTTGCTCGATTTGTAATCAGATATACCTTTTACCACCTTTTCCAGACACCAGATTCATGCATTTCCAGTAGTTTTTCCAGGGAACAGATTCATCATGCACAGAGCAGCAAAAGATGCTAGCCAAGGCAAAATACAGACAACTTATAAGCAAGGTTATGCACCACAATGCTACCACATTCCATCCCCAATAGAGATGTACACACTAAACATCACAAAAGGCAATCCATCTCAAATTCACAGTAATTTCCTAATTCAAACACAAACACTGTCACAGTAACAGGAGAAGTAAAAATATTAGAAAGTAAAGAACTCCCAGGAAAGATAGAAACAGTAGAGATCTGAAAGATGCACCACAATCATCAGTTTTAGTCAGTCATTTTCGGTAGCACAGTCGACTAAGACATCTCAGCATAATGTACACGCAGATTCCAAGCACCACCACCCCGACAGGCTCCATCTCTAAATTACTCACAACAATTAAGACAAGAAACAACAAAGAAGAACGGCAATAAGTTTAGATATCAGCATTAGAAGTTGACCTCCCCGGTTTGCTCCACTCATGCCGCCTCCGTCACTAGCGAAGGCTTCACCTTGGGAGGCCGACCCCGGCCTCTCTTGACTACACCACCGGctgcagcggcggcggcagcgggagcggcagtCACCGACACAGCAGGCCGTGCAACCTTCGGCGGCCGGCCGCGGGGCCGGGGGAGCCCGGCCGTGGCCTTGGCGACGGCCGCGGCGAGGGGATCTTTAGGCTTGGGGGGCCGCCCGCGGGGTCGGGGAGAGGGGAGGTCGGCGACGGGTGGCAGCGCCGGCTTAGGCTTCGGCGGCCGGCCGCGGCCACGCTTCGGGGGCGCGTCGGCACCGGGCCTGATGTAGTTGTTCTTGACGAACAGCAGCTCGCCGCTCTCCTTCATGCGGGCCAGGTGCGCCGTGAGCAGCGACGAGTGTGCCGGCGGCAGCTCCCCGTACTTTGACTCCATGTACTTCGAGATGGCCGACTTGTTCGACCCGTTCTTGTCGTTCAACGCCTCGATCGCCTCCGTTATCATCTGCAGCTCGCACACAAACCAACACATCAACTCAAGATTCATGATAAGGACACcatcttgagagagagagagagagaggaaagatcTCAACACACCTCAGGGTATGTTTTGCTAGCTTCCTCATCGGTAGCAGCCATGGAGAGTGTGATTTCAGCTGGAGGATTTGGGGTTGGGGAATAGGTTGCTGATTGGGGATATCGATCGCAGGATCGAGAGGGCTTTTAatggaggagaaagagaagggaaagaacagaaaaagattaaaaaaattggctgaaaataaaagaaataaaagggaAGACGGTGATAAGAGATGGGAAAAGGAAAGGAAGACGGGAGATGTGCTCGTTCGGGAGAGCCCATGGACGGTCCGGATGTCAAGAGACGGTCAGGATCGAAGCATGACGAGTGCCGCGAATTGACGTCTCGCGGATCGGTGACGTGGTGCGGAGTAGGGCCGTCCCCGTCATATCTGGGTTTTCGTTGTACTTGCACGCTTCGCCAAGCTGAGCTGGCATTGGGCCGGTCGGATCTCGGTTCCACCCATCCATCCCGGATCCGACCCGGGCCTAATTAACGGGTACTGTCATTAAcgtaatttattattcataattagataaaaataagtttcccGAAAACAGATGGACATGACTTCATTTAGTCATTTTATAGCCTATCGATTTTAATAGACAACTTCATTTAATAGCAAAACTATATAATTTTTGCATGATTTGCTCATATTGCCATTGGAAACGACAATTATGTTAACTTCATGATATAAAATGCACTTATTAGATTGAGTCTCTTCTTGTTTTGTCTTTTATTCTATTAAGATACCGACATTCATCTTGTAGCATCAATTATTATAGAATCGATCCAATATCAGAAT contains the following coding sequences:
- the LOC135640129 gene encoding HMG-Y-related protein A-like is translated as MAATDEEASKTYPEMITEAIEALNDKNGSNKSAISKYMESKYGELPPAHSSLLTAHLARMKESGELLFVKNNYIRPGADAPPKRGRGRPPKPKPALPPVADLPSPRPRGRPPKPKDPLAAAVAKATAGLPRPRGRPPKVARPAVSVTAAPAAAAAAAGGVVKRGRGRPPKVKPSLVTEAA